GCATGCCAAATATCATCACGATCACTAGCGACCGTACGATTTTGGAGGCTGGGGGCTTATTGATGCAACATAGTATTGATACCTTACCTGTTGTTGAGATTGGTCAGCCAAAAAAAGTGATCGGTAAAGTCACTAAGACTAGAATGATGGCTTATTTTATTAATGCAGGTAATGACATTGAAAAAGAAAATTATTAAAAAATAAAAAGGTCTATTCATAGTTTTTTTCAAAAATTATTTGTAAAGAAACTATAGATTATAACGATCACAATATAGGAGAGTGCATTCATGAAAAAAGACAAAATCAAAATTTATTTAGTATCAGATTCAGTTGGTGAAACCGCACAAAAAATCATTTCGGCTGTCTCAGCTCAATACCCAAGTATTGATATGAGCGATATTAAACGTTTCCCATTCATTACAGACGAAGGGCTATTACAGCCAATTTTAAAAGATGCTTTACACGATAAGGCCATTGTCGTTACGACTTTGGTTAATAAAAAACTAGTAAATTTAGTCAAAGAGTTTGCGAATCGAACTGGGTTACAGTATGTGGATTATATGAGCCCTCTAAGTGAAATCGTCGAGGGAACTTTTGGCATTCAGCCTCTACAAGAACCAGGGGCTATCCACAAGTTGAACGAGCAGTATTTTAGCCGTGTTTCAGCGATAGAATTTGCAGTCAGATACGATGACGGTAAGGATTCAAAAGGCTTTTTAGAAGCTGATTACGTATTACTAGGTGTTTCACGGACATCCAAGACACCTTTAAGTATGTATATGGCAAACCGAAATCATAAAGTTGCTAATTTACCTTTGATCCCAGAAGTTTCTTTACCCGCAGAATTAGATCAAATTGATCCCAAAAAAATCATTGGGCTGACAACTAGCATTGAAAGTTTGATGGACATTCGCAAGTCCCGCTTACATTCGCTAGGCCTAAAAGAAGACTCTGCTTATACAAATGCTGATCGTATCCAAGAAGAACTAGATTACGCAAATAGTATTTTTCAAAAATACAATGCACTTGTAATCAATGTTGACAAAAAATCAATTGAAGAAACTACGACGATTATCGAAGATTTAGCCCAAAACAAATAGTCAGGAGTCCTCTAGATGAATAACATTCGATCCAATGAACTGATTGCCGAAATTATAAATTTGGAGGCTATTTTAAATTTACCTAAAGGAACCGAGCATTTTATCAGTGACCTTCATGGAGAATTTGATGCGTTCAATCATATTTTAAGAAATGGCTCAGGAAGCATTCGGGACAAAGTATATACACTTTTCAATCAAAAGCTTTCTGCAGAACAAATGGACGAACTCTGTTTTTTGATTTACTATCCAGAAGAAAAAATTCAAGCATTACAAGAGCAACAGTTGCTATCGCAAACTTGGTGGTTTGACACAATTGAACATTTATTGATTATTGTTCGATTTTCTTCAAGTAAATACACCCGCTCCAAAGTTCGCAAAGCCTTACCCGAAACTTATGCCTATATTTTAGAAGAGTTAATTTATCAATACGATGAAACGACCGATAAAAAAGCCTACTATCGACAAATCATCAAAAAAATCATCGACCTTGGTGAAGCAGAACGTTTTATAGAAGATTTAGCCTATTTGACTCAACAATTTGTGATCGATCATCTTCATGTCATCGGTGATATTTATGATCGAGGTCCTCATCCTGATAAAATAATCGATAGTTTGATTGATTATCATTCACTTGATATCCAATGGGGAAATCACGACATTATTTGGTTAGGTGCTGTGAGTGGTTCTAAAGCTTGTTTAGCTAATGTTCTGAGAATCTGTGCCCGCTACGGCAACCTTGATCTTTTGGAAAATGCATACGGGATCGATCTAAATTTATTAAAATCATACAGTCGAAAAACTTTTCAGGAGAACCTTCATTTTCTCCCAAAGAAAAATCCGTATAGAAAACTTACGATAACTGAAATAACTGATGCGATGAACATTCAACAAGCGATGGCAATCATTCAAGAAAAATTAGAAGGTCAGCTTATTAAACGTCGTCCTGAATTTCAAATGGAGCATCGATTGCTCTTAGATAAAATTCAAAATGACCGTATTACGATTGATAGTCATTCCTATCAATTGATCAACACTTGTTTTCAAACAGTTGATTGGCACGATCCCTATAAGCTATCAAAAGAAGAAGAATTTATCATAAATGATTTACTACAGCAATTCCAACACTCTCAAAAATTAAATCAACATATGGCATTTCTTATAGAAAAAGGTTCACTTTATCTTTCCTATAATCACAACTTGTTGATTCATGGCTGTATTCCTCTTAATGCGGACGGCTCCTTCCAATCTGCATTCTTTAATGGACAAAATTATGCAGGTAGAAGCTTACTCGACTTTTTTGAAACAGCGATTAAACAAGCCTTTGCACAACGATGGCAGTCCGAAGATTTTGCAACTGATGTCGTGTGGTATCTGTGGTGTGGGGAAAGTTCTTCTCTCTTTGGGAAAAAAGCAATGAAAACTTTTGAACGTTATTTTATCCAAGAAACTGAAACGCATATAGAAGAAAAAAATGCTTATTATGAACTGAGGAATAATTCTGAAATCTGTCAGCAAATTTTAAGTGCTTTTGATCTAAATGAAGCAGATGCTCATATTATTAATGGACATACGCCTGTGAAGCAGATCAAAGGGGAATCGCCGATTAAAGCTGATGGTAAAATGATTGTTATTGATGGTGGGTTCTCGCGAGCCTATCAAAAAGTGACTGGAATTGGCGGTTATACGCTTTTATATAATTCTTTTGGCATGCAGTTAGCTGCTCATAAACCATTTTCGAACAAAGAAACGGCGATTCAAAAAAATGATGATATAATTTCGACAAGGCAAATCGTCGATCGACGGCTGAAACGTCTGAAAGTGAAGGATACAACAATTGGTGAGTCGTTGATAAAAGAGACAAAACAGTTAAAACAACAATTAGAAAACCACAATCAACAGCTTTCTAATTTAAAACAAGGGCTTAGACGATTGTAATCAATCGATCTTAGCCCTTATTTTTAATTCATACTATTTTTTCTTTCTCTTTCTGTCTTCTATTTTCTTTGACCCACTTCGGTTATTTGACGATCATTGACTATCAATTGCTCTTCAATTAAATCTCTTATATTATTTCTACACAAAAAATAATTCCACTCCTGTTAGGAACAGACATCACTCTGGTTCACTTACCACAAATCAACATTCTATGATTTTCGTACTTTAACTTACCTTGCAAATCAATAAAAAAAATGATTAAATGAGTATGATCGTATTTTTAGTTAAACCTTTTATAGAAATTTAATTGGTTTTAATGATTCTTTGATATGATTATTACAATTCTACTTTTTTGAAAGGAACGAAAAGTATTTGGAAAAAAAGAAAATGACTCTATATGGGATGATTTTCTCTATTTGTTTCTTTTTGATTGTATCGTTCTTTTTTTCTACCCATACAGTAGATTACGCAAATGGGACAGAAACAAGCGAACAAATTAGCGTTCCAATAAAAACTGCCTCTGCTTCTGCAGTTAAAAATCCGGAAACAAAAAGAATAAACAGCCCAGAACTGACGAATTTTTATCATAAAATCGAACAAGTGATGACTGATACTGCGAAAACGTTTAAAGGCGATGTGGGCATGACTTATGTCGATCTGACAACTGGAAAACAGATCTCAGTTAATGGGGAAAAGGAATTTTATAGTGCTAGCACAATTAAAGTACCTTTAGCTATGATGATTGCTGATAAAGTTCAAGCTGGTAGTTTAAAGTGGGATGATCAGCTTACTTTTAATGAAAAAGAAGACTACGAAGATGGTACGGGTATTATTATCAATGATATTCAACCAAAATATTCGTTAAGAACATTGCAAGAATATAACATCACCTATTCAGATAATATTGCTAAAAATATGTTGTATGATACCTTTGGCGGTGGCGTTGAAGCCAAAAAAGCACTCTACGCTCATTTTTTGCAAAAAGAAACGGATTGGGATGATGCGAAGTTTACTTCTGAAGATGCGGCAAAAATCCTTAAGATTTTATATGATGAAAAAGCCTCAAATCAAGAGTATCAAACAATCTATGATTACATGAAAAATACAGTTTTCCATGAACGAATGGATACACCAACAACATCAGGAAAAGTTGCACATAAGATTGGTTCTTATGAAGGTTTTCTGCATGATATCGGCATCTTAGAAACGGAGCATCCTTTTATTTTGACCGTATTTACAAACGGGCAGACTGATGCTGGCATCTCATTCATTTCAACTATTACAGATCAGTTATGGACAGTACAAAGTCATGAATATCCAAAAAAATGAGGGTAAAACAAAACTAAAAAAATAGTTTTGTTTTACCCTCTAATTCTTAATAAATGACGTAAAAGCACGCTACTTCCTTTATTATAAGTATCAAGCATTGCTTCCCATATTTTTAATTTTAATCAAACGAGTGATCTCACTCCGTTCGTTTTCTTCCAACTTCATCTGAATATAATAAATCGTTTCTTCTAGTTGAGGAATCGTCATGTATTCTAATGCATTCACCCGACGACGAGTTTTTTCAATCTCTTCTGACATCAACTGACAAGTTTTTTCAACTTCCGCTAATTCTAATAATTTGGGTAAAATAGTCGAAATCTTAGCAAACACACCGTCCAGTTCTGCATTAGAATTTAGATAGCCATAATTTAGTGGTGCCTCTGTTACAGTTGCATCATAGTGGAAATTCATGATTGGAACTGTCACACTCATGATATTTTTTTCGATCACATCAAGAGTAATATCATCTGCTGGAATAGCCACCAATTCTTCAATAAAGGCTTCATTTAATGTCGCATTCGCCAATACAAAACTAGCTAATGCAGCTGTTAACTCTTCTTCCACATCGATCCGCAGCTGATTATTTTTTTTGACCAGTAAAATAAAACGGCGCATCAGTTCATCTTGCTTATCTTTTAACAATTTATGTCCCCGAGTTGCGGTTCCAAGCTGTTTTTTTAAACGAGAGAGTTCCATTCGAGTAGGATTTACATTTAAACGCACCATAATCGATCACTCTCCTTCAGTCAAGTATTCGTCTAGCATATCGTCTTTGATACGTTTCAATTCAGTCCTTGGTAACATCGATAGTAATTCCCATCCTAAATCCAATGTTTCATTGATTGAGCGATTTGTATAAAATCCTTGATTGACATATTCTTTTTCAAATCGATCAGCAAATTTTGCATAGATTTTATCGACATCAGATAAAGCCGACTCACCAAGGACAACCGCTAATTCTTTTGCTTGTTTTCCTTGAGCATAGGCTGCAAACAACTGATTCATTGTAGGCGCATGGTCGATGCGTGTCTTCCCTTCACCTGTCCCTTTATCTTTCAAGCGGGATAATGACGGCAAAACGTCGATTGGCGGCTGAATTCCGCTCTTATACAACTCTCTGGATAAAATGATTTGGCCTTCTGTAATATAGCCAGTTAAATCGGGAATTGGATGTGTTTTGTCATCTTCCGGCATCGTTAAAATTGGAATTTGAGTTACTGAGCCTTTTAACCCACGAATACGACCAGCCCGTTCATAAAGAGTAGCTAAATTGGTATACAGATAACCTGGATAGCCGCGACGCCCTGGTACTTCCCGACGCGCTGCTGAAATTTCACGTAACGCTTCACAATAGTTCGTCATATCTGTCATGATCACTAGCACATGCATGCCTTTTTCGTAGGCTAGATATTCAGCGGCAGTCAGCGCCATTCTCGGCGTAGCGATTCGTTCGATCGCAGGATCATTCGCTAGATTCATGAACATTACAGAGCGATCGATCGCTCCTGTTTGGCGGAAATCTTCCATGAAAAACTCAGCTTCTTCAAATGTAATTCCGATTGCTGCAAAAACAACGGCAAACTCTTCATCGCTATTTAGAACATTTGCTTGACGTGCAATTTGTGCTGCTAATTCTTTATGTGGCAATCCTGATCCAGAAAATACTGGTAATTTTTGTCCACGAACTAATGTATTCAAGTGATCGATCGCAGAAATTCCTGTTTGAATGAATTCATCTGGATAATCTCTGGCAACTGGATTGATTACTTCTCCATTGATGTCTACCATTTTTTCAGGTAAAATTTCAGGACCATTATCCTTTGGTCGACCTAAACCATCAAAAATTCGCCCTACCATATCTTCTGATACACCTAATTCTAAAGGATGACCTAAAAAGCGAACTTTTGAATCACGCAGATTGATTCCACTGGTTCCTTCAAAAATCTGAACCATTGCTTTATCCCCATTGATTTCGAGAACTTGTCCACGCCGAATTTCATCATTTTGCATGCGAACTTCAATCAATTCTTCGTATTTAACTCCTTCAACTTTTTCAACGATCATCAAGGGACCGACAACTTCATTGATCGTACGGTACTCTTTAATCATTTGCCATCCCTCCGTCTGCGATAATTTGTTTTAACGTTTGTTTTATTTCATCAGCTAAGCCATCTAATTGATCAATATCTTCTTCTGGTACATATTTACTTCTAGCAATTTGATCTCTTAGACCAATTGTTCCTGCCATAATTTCTGATAAATAAGCTCCTAAACTTAATGCCGCTTGTCCTTCTTTATAAAAAGTTAAAATCAAATGTAGCATCTTATATTGTTTTTCCCTCGAAGTAAACGTATCCACATCATCAAAGGCATTTTGCTGCAGATAATCTTCACGAATCGATTTAGCAACTTCCAAAGTTAAACGGTCTTTATCAGACAATGAATCAATACCAACTAAACGAACGATTTCTTCTAATTGCGACTCTTCTTGTAAAATGCGCATTCCTTCTGTAACCATCTCAGACCACTCAACTTGTAATTGTTGATCTAGATATTTGCCAACCTCAGAATCATACAATGAATAACTTTGCAGCCAGTTGATTGACGGGAAGTGACGTTTTTGTGCCAATGTCGCGTCTAAACCCCAGAACACTTTTACAACACGTAATGTATTTTGCGTAACAGGTTCAGAAATATCCCCACCAGATGGAGATACCGCGCTAATCGCTGTAATACTACCTTCGCGATGATCTTTTCCTAATGCTACAACTTGACCCGCCCGTTCATAGTATTCTGCTAGACGACTCCCTAAATAGGCAGGATATCCTTCATCCCCCGGCATTTCTTCCAAACGTCCACTCATTTCGCGTAAAGCCTCCGCCCAACGAGAAGTCGAGTCAGCCATAATCGCTACAGAATAGCCCATATCACGGAAGTATTCCGCAATTGTGATTCCTGTATAGATAGATGCTTCGCGAGCTGCTACAGGCATATTAGAGGTATTTGCGATCAACACAGTTCGTTCCATTACAGATTCTCCTGTACTTGGGTCAATCAGCTCAGGAAATTCATTCAATACATCTGTCATTTCATTACCGCGCTCACCACAGCCTACATAGACCACTAAATCAACATCTGCCCATTTAGCAATTTGATGTTGTACCACTGTTTTACCAGCCCCAAAAGGCCCTGGAACTGCAGCAGCTCCACCTTTAGTCACAGGGAAGAAAGTATCGATCACACGCTGTCCTGTAAGTAACGGCACATCCGGATTTAATTTTTCTAAAATCGGACGACTACGGCGGACAGGCCATTTTTGCATCATTGTAAATTCTTTTTCACCCAGCTCTGTTTTAATTACATAAACGACTTCTTCGATCGTGAACTCACCTTGTTTAACATCTACCACTGTTCCGCTGATGCCAAAGGGCACCATAATTTTGTGAGGAATCACTTTTGTCTCTTGAACAAATCCAATAATATCCCCTGCTGATACTTCATCTCCTATGGAAACGGTCGGTTCAAATAGCCATTTTTTGGTTCTATCCAAAGCTGGAATTTGAACACCTCTGCTTAAGAAATTACTTTCTGTTATTTCAGCGAATGTATCTAAAGGACGCTGAATCCCATCAAACATTTCGGAAATCAATCCAGGTGCTAGTTCAACTGACAGTGCTTCACCAGTTGTAACAACTGGTTCACCAGGTCCAATCCCTGTTGTTTCTTCATATACTTGAATCGATGCAACATCTCCGCGCATCTCAATGATTTCTCCTATTACACCTAGTTCCCCGACATGACAAATATCCTGAATACTTGCATCAGACATATTTTCCGCCATAACTAAAGGACCAGATACTTTAATAATTTTACCAGTTTGCAAACTCATTCCTCCTATTCAGAAAAGCTGAACGTGCCCGTATATTTATTGAACAAATCATGAAAATCATTCAATGATGTTCTTTATCATTACCTAATTTTATCTATTTGCCGAAAAAAACTGGCTCGTGAAGCTAGACCAACTATAAAGCTGAACAACATTCTAACGTCCTACAAAATATTCTGTCCAACCGCTCTTTCCACATTATCCTGAATTTCTTTCAGTCCAATACCTTTTGTTCCGTTATGACTTGGAATCAAAATTATTGCTGGTGTAACTTCACTTTTATATCGTTCAATCGTTTCAATTGCTAATTCAGAAGCATCTTCTGTGATAAAAATAACACCGAAATTATTTTTCGCCATTGATTCAATCGTCTCTCTAACTTGTTTGGATGAAACGGCATAAACTACCTCAAAGCCAAAAAGTTTAAATGGCATAACAGAATCTCTGTCGCCGATTACGCCTATACTATACGTCATCTGTTATCCGCATCCTTTCTCTCACGACTTCTATAGGAAAGTTACTTCGTTTGCTAACTAGAATCAAACGCAGATTCTTCCATTCCACTTCCTTAGCATTTAAAAAAGCAAGCAGCGGTAATGGACCAAAAGCCATGATCTTCGCTTTGTCATAAAGACTAGTCAAATAATCATCTTTTACCTTTTCAAAAGCAACTAAATCTATTTCCTTCGTTTCCCCAGAGACGATTGGCGCTAACATCCCACCATAGGTCGTGCTCAAAACAAAATCAGTAAAAGAAATTAATGATTGCTCTGTATAGTCTAAAAACACCGCTTTAGGAATACTTCCTGAACTAGATAGAACTGTTGATAAAAAATTTTCATGCTGACCTTGTATGATTCCTCTGGCCATGGTAGAAATATTCGTCAAGTCAATAAAAGCGGTAACTTCAGCTAGTATATCTTTATCTCCTAATTTTTCAGCTAATTGTCGTTGAAATGTTAAGAAATTTCGGTCATAAATGATATCGATTGCCTGAAGAGTGTTCGATTCTTGAAAATAATCTAGCACTTCAAGAATTGCGTTCATCAACGCTTGCGGCAATTCATTGGAAACACGGGTACGAATCGCACTTTTCAGTGTTTCTATCGAATATCGTCCATCGTCAATAAATAGATAGTCTAAATCTTGACCTGTCAGCTCAGCTTTTGTCAAAACTTTCAAGTTATGAAATGTTGCTCTGGAAGTATATATTGTGATCACTTCTGGCTCTGGAGCCATTTCATATAACCATTCATAAAGTTTGCCTTTTTCTTTTGAATAAATATATTCAAAACGCTCAGAAAAATCTTCCGTCATATATGTTCCATAAACAGTATTTTTTAATAACTCTTTTAGTTCATCAGTGTTTTTTGCATTTAATAGTTGTTCATATTGAGCACTACTCAAAAGTTCTGTTTCTTTAAGACGAATCAAAGGGTTGATTTGATTATATGCAGTTTCTTTCATTCGTTATGATCCTCCCATCATATAAGGTGGAGCAACTTGTTTTATTGAAACAGCATTTCTGCTATTTTAAAACTTTCCATTTTTTTAATTTCTTGCATTAGACTGGAAAATAAAAAATTATATTCGATACCATCTTTTGCTACAATAAACCCGCCATCATTTGGAACTTCTTCTTTTTCCAGTATCAACGTCAAAATTTCATTAGAATGTTCAACTATCCACTGCTCAGACAACTTTCCTTTTGAAAACGAACCTAATTTTAAGTAAGCCTTGCCCTCTATTGGTAGCTGATTAATGATTTGCTCTGCAAATGTTTGAAATTCACTTTCTGTCCAATGATTCATTCGTTCAACGGCTTCTGTAAAAAGCTGCTCCAGATATCCTTGCTTTTGATTCAAGATCGATTGCTTGATTTCCAGTTGCTGACGATTTTCTTTTTGTTTAAAAGCTTTATTCGTTTGTTCTTGATTTTTTTCAATCAGTTTACTTTCTTGTAAAAATAATGCTTCTTTCTGTTCCTGATACTCTTGATTGATACGATCTAGTTCAATTTTCTTTCGTTCTGAAACTTCTTTTTGACCTTTTTCTAGAATTTGTTCGACAATTTTTTCGATTGCATCCATTTTTTTCCTCCTACTACTTCACATTTAGGACAAGTAAGAATGAGATAACAAACCCAAGAATGGCATATGTTTCAACCATAGCAGCATATATGATCCCTTTTGTTGCATGTTCAGGTTTTTTCGCTAAAATTTGTATCCCAGCTGCTGCTACTCGACCTTGGGCGATTCCAGAAAATAAACCTGCAAAGGCGATTGGTAAGGATGCTACAAAATAATCCAGACCTTGAACCATCGTCATATCATTGTTTAAATTGATAAAAATCAAGAATGCGATAACGAAACCATATAATCCTTGTGTACCAGGTAATAATTGTAAAATCAATGCTTGTCCAAATTTTTCAGGCTGTTCAGTTGTTAAGGCCGCGGCCGCCTCTCCTGTAAAACCAACACCTTTCGCTGAACCAATCCCTGCTAAAATCGTTGCCATCGCCATTCCTAATACTGCAAAAAGAATTCCACCATTATTATTAATTAAGTAATCTATCATGTTATTATTCCTCCACTATTCTTTTACTTTTGATTTTTTTTCAATATTCATATATTTCTCTTCTGTCTTTAGCGGTTTAAAGGCTCGACCGCCGCCTGTATAAAATTTTCCGAAAAACTCTACATATTGTAGACGTGCACCATGAACATAAGCACTTAACAAGCTTAAAAATAGATTCAACGCGTGTAATGCGATGATCAATAAAATTCCCACCGTAAATCGTGCAGCTGGCGGCATAAACGCTACTAACATATTAAAGGCAGCGGCAATGCTTCCTCCCGAGATTCCCAAAGCCATCAGTCGAGTATAACTGACTAAATCCCCAATATAACCGGTCAAACCATATAATCCATAGAGACCTTTAGCTAGTCCTTTGACCTTTGACTTCGTTTGAATAATTGGTACGATCACGATTGACAAAGCAGAAATGACCGCCACAATTATTCCAGCCGTAACCAAACCATCATTTTGAAATAGCAACATACCTAAGACTACAATCAAAATTCCTATCAATAAACCTTGCCAAGCAAAACTTTCACCAATACTGTCCAAGTAACGTTTTCGCTTCGTTAGTTCGATGCCATTAACCATCAGACCTGTCAACAATTGAATAAATCCAAAAATAACAGATAAGATCAAAATCGTATTCACATCTTCAGTCGTTGATAAAATTGGAAACGGCAACTGAACGCCAAATAGTATTTTGGGTAAAGCAGCGCCAAAAAAAGAGCCGTAAATAAAACCCCAAATAATCGTTGGAAACGATAAAATCAGGAAAAAGTCTGCAAAACGCTTCATTCCTCGAGGTAAGACCATTAACTTCAACGCAAGGAATGCACCTACAAGCATCAGTAATCCGTAGCCAATATCTGCCACCATCATGCCAAAAAATACCATATAAAACGGCGTCATGATCGGCGTTGGATCTATTTCGTCATATTTGGGTAAGCTA
This sequence is a window from Enterococcus sp. 7F3_DIV0205. Protein-coding genes within it:
- a CDS encoding pyruvate, water dikinase regulatory protein — translated: MKKDKIKIYLVSDSVGETAQKIISAVSAQYPSIDMSDIKRFPFITDEGLLQPILKDALHDKAIVVTTLVNKKLVNLVKEFANRTGLQYVDYMSPLSEIVEGTFGIQPLQEPGAIHKLNEQYFSRVSAIEFAVRYDDGKDSKGFLEADYVLLGVSRTSKTPLSMYMANRNHKVANLPLIPEVSLPAELDQIDPKKIIGLTTSIESLMDIRKSRLHSLGLKEDSAYTNADRIQEELDYANSIFQKYNALVINVDKKSIEETTTIIEDLAQNK
- a CDS encoding fructose-1,6-bisphosphatase, whose protein sequence is MNNIRSNELIAEIINLEAILNLPKGTEHFISDLHGEFDAFNHILRNGSGSIRDKVYTLFNQKLSAEQMDELCFLIYYPEEKIQALQEQQLLSQTWWFDTIEHLLIIVRFSSSKYTRSKVRKALPETYAYILEELIYQYDETTDKKAYYRQIIKKIIDLGEAERFIEDLAYLTQQFVIDHLHVIGDIYDRGPHPDKIIDSLIDYHSLDIQWGNHDIIWLGAVSGSKACLANVLRICARYGNLDLLENAYGIDLNLLKSYSRKTFQENLHFLPKKNPYRKLTITEITDAMNIQQAMAIIQEKLEGQLIKRRPEFQMEHRLLLDKIQNDRITIDSHSYQLINTCFQTVDWHDPYKLSKEEEFIINDLLQQFQHSQKLNQHMAFLIEKGSLYLSYNHNLLIHGCIPLNADGSFQSAFFNGQNYAGRSLLDFFETAIKQAFAQRWQSEDFATDVVWYLWCGESSSLFGKKAMKTFERYFIQETETHIEEKNAYYELRNNSEICQQILSAFDLNEADAHIINGHTPVKQIKGESPIKADGKMIVIDGGFSRAYQKVTGIGGYTLLYNSFGMQLAAHKPFSNKETAIQKNDDIISTRQIVDRRLKRLKVKDTTIGESLIKETKQLKQQLENHNQQLSNLKQGLRRL
- a CDS encoding serine hydrolase, whose product is MEKKKMTLYGMIFSICFFLIVSFFFSTHTVDYANGTETSEQISVPIKTASASAVKNPETKRINSPELTNFYHKIEQVMTDTAKTFKGDVGMTYVDLTTGKQISVNGEKEFYSASTIKVPLAMMIADKVQAGSLKWDDQLTFNEKEDYEDGTGIIINDIQPKYSLRTLQEYNITYSDNIAKNMLYDTFGGGVEAKKALYAHFLQKETDWDDAKFTSEDAAKILKILYDEKASNQEYQTIYDYMKNTVFHERMDTPTTSGKVAHKIGSYEGFLHDIGILETEHPFILTVFTNGQTDAGISFISTITDQLWTVQSHEYPKK
- a CDS encoding V-type ATP synthase subunit D, with the protein product MVRLNVNPTRMELSRLKKQLGTATRGHKLLKDKQDELMRRFILLVKKNNQLRIDVEEELTAALASFVLANATLNEAFIEELVAIPADDITLDVIEKNIMSVTVPIMNFHYDATVTEAPLNYGYLNSNAELDGVFAKISTILPKLLELAEVEKTCQLMSEEIEKTRRRVNALEYMTIPQLEETIYYIQMKLEENERSEITRLIKIKNMGSNA
- a CDS encoding V-type ATP synthase subunit B, with the translated sequence MIKEYRTINEVVGPLMIVEKVEGVKYEELIEVRMQNDEIRRGQVLEINGDKAMVQIFEGTSGINLRDSKVRFLGHPLELGVSEDMVGRIFDGLGRPKDNGPEILPEKMVDINGEVINPVARDYPDEFIQTGISAIDHLNTLVRGQKLPVFSGSGLPHKELAAQIARQANVLNSDEEFAVVFAAIGITFEEAEFFMEDFRQTGAIDRSVMFMNLANDPAIERIATPRMALTAAEYLAYEKGMHVLVIMTDMTNYCEALREISAARREVPGRRGYPGYLYTNLATLYERAGRIRGLKGSVTQIPILTMPEDDKTHPIPDLTGYITEGQIILSRELYKSGIQPPIDVLPSLSRLKDKGTGEGKTRIDHAPTMNQLFAAYAQGKQAKELAVVLGESALSDVDKIYAKFADRFEKEYVNQGFYTNRSINETLDLGWELLSMLPRTELKRIKDDMLDEYLTEGE
- a CDS encoding V-type ATP synthase subunit A yields the protein MQTGKIIKVSGPLVMAENMSDASIQDICHVGELGVIGEIIEMRGDVASIQVYEETTGIGPGEPVVTTGEALSVELAPGLISEMFDGIQRPLDTFAEITESNFLSRGVQIPALDRTKKWLFEPTVSIGDEVSAGDIIGFVQETKVIPHKIMVPFGISGTVVDVKQGEFTIEEVVYVIKTELGEKEFTMMQKWPVRRSRPILEKLNPDVPLLTGQRVIDTFFPVTKGGAAAVPGPFGAGKTVVQHQIAKWADVDLVVYVGCGERGNEMTDVLNEFPELIDPSTGESVMERTVLIANTSNMPVAAREASIYTGITIAEYFRDMGYSVAIMADSTSRWAEALREMSGRLEEMPGDEGYPAYLGSRLAEYYERAGQVVALGKDHREGSITAISAVSPSGGDISEPVTQNTLRVVKVFWGLDATLAQKRHFPSINWLQSYSLYDSEVGKYLDQQLQVEWSEMVTEGMRILQEESQLEEIVRLVGIDSLSDKDRLTLEVAKSIREDYLQQNAFDDVDTFTSREKQYKMLHLILTFYKEGQAALSLGAYLSEIMAGTIGLRDQIARSKYVPEEDIDQLDGLADEIKQTLKQIIADGGMAND
- a CDS encoding V-type ATP synthase subunit F translates to MTYSIGVIGDRDSVMPFKLFGFEVVYAVSSKQVRETIESMAKNNFGVIFITEDASELAIETIERYKSEVTPAIILIPSHNGTKGIGLKEIQDNVERAVGQNIL
- a CDS encoding V-type ATPase subunit encodes the protein MKETAYNQINPLIRLKETELLSSAQYEQLLNAKNTDELKELLKNTVYGTYMTEDFSERFEYIYSKEKGKLYEWLYEMAPEPEVITIYTSRATFHNLKVLTKAELTGQDLDYLFIDDGRYSIETLKSAIRTRVSNELPQALMNAILEVLDYFQESNTLQAIDIIYDRNFLTFQRQLAEKLGDKDILAEVTAFIDLTNISTMARGIIQGQHENFLSTVLSSSGSIPKAVFLDYTEQSLISFTDFVLSTTYGGMLAPIVSGETKEIDLVAFEKVKDDYLTSLYDKAKIMAFGPLPLLAFLNAKEVEWKNLRLILVSKRSNFPIEVVRERMRITDDV
- a CDS encoding V-type ATP synthase subunit K; translated protein: MIDYLINNNGGILFAVLGMAMATILAGIGSAKGVGFTGEAAAALTTEQPEKFGQALILQLLPGTQGLYGFVIAFLIFINLNNDMTMVQGLDYFVASLPIAFAGLFSGIAQGRVAAAGIQILAKKPEHATKGIIYAAMVETYAILGFVISFLLVLNVK